Proteins encoded in a region of the Sander lucioperca isolate FBNREF2018 chromosome 18, SLUC_FBN_1.2, whole genome shotgun sequence genome:
- the LOC116057471 gene encoding endophilin-B1-like: MDLTRLAVDAGQFINRAVQYTEESLGHADKTELDPGLEELLSRADATKTCTDKIISQTEVLLQPNSGARLEDRLYEHLDWSVPPRPRAHELLGDQMIQAGMEMGSNTPYGIALLRCGEAQKQLGEAERKFVQSTNIHFLTPLRSFTEGEYRAMQDEHKMLVNKRLDLDIAKTRLRKAHDADQEGRNLNANPLEDDYLSHVSFMFSFLRVKWLKMWAQEISQAEMEQRICQSLFDRQSEVTRQVVEGISNTHTNHMRSLTDFVEAQACYFDQCNQQAQKLQKQLASIPTVLCSNNWQSAISNEVNQPSASNHVANGLNQVTPVPIVVHQVPDFNQDSWTANPPAATEKAKDSSVTTQSSNNNNNNNNLFSDGQATSHCLAVNQALVHVCSSNSDSHQTDQISAVSITASPGTNGATAAKTNGAGSLTTTTASPPSELSGTSNESQTANAVASETTTTDDITIETLTTSGMAAEPQTTKETASVLPTINGEDAQE, encoded by the exons ATGGATTTGACGCGGTTGGCTGTGGATGCTGGTCAGTTCATCAACCGGGCTGTTCAG TATACGGAGGAGAGTCTTGGCCATGCGGACAAGACAGAGTTGGACCCCGGGCTAGAGGAGCTCTTGTCCCGGGCAGACGCCACCAAGACCTGCACAGACAAAATCATCTCCCAGACTGAGGTTTTACTTCAGCCCAATTCGG GAGCGCGGTTAGAGGACCGGCTATATGAGCATCTGGATTGGAGCGTCCCCCCTCGTCCTCGTGCTCATGAATTACTTGGAGACCAAATGATCCAGGCTGGGATGGAAATGGGGTCCAACACACCCTATG GAATTGCACTGCTCAGGTGTGGAGAGGCTCAGAAGCAGCTTGGCGAGGCAGAGAGGAAGTTTGTCCAAAGCACTAACATCCACTTTCTCACCCCTCTGAGGAGTTTCACTGAGGGGGAATACAGAGCCatgcag GATGAGCACAAGATGTTGGTGAATAAGCGTTTGGACTTGGACATAGCTAAGACCAGACTGAGAAAAGCCCACGACGCCGACCAAGAAGGCAGA AACCTGAATGCGAACCCCCTGGAAGACGATTACCTGTCCCATGTCTCTTTCATGTTCAGCTTCCTGCGCGTTAAATGGCTAAAG ATGTGGGCCCAGGAAATCTCTCAG GCAGAAATGGAGCAGAGGATCTGTCAGAGTCTTTTCGATCGACAGTCAGAAGTCACAAGACAAGTTGTGGAAGGAATCAGCAACACTCAT accaACCACATGCGGAGCCTGACTGACTTTGTGGAGGCTCAGGCTTGTTATTTCGACCAGTGCAACCAACAGGCTCAGAAGCTTCAGAAGCAGCTGGccag CATTCCAACAGTCCTCTGCTCCAATAACTGGCAGTCAGCTATTAGTAATGAAGTGAATCAGCCGTCCGCAAGCAACCATGTAGCCAATGGGTTAAATCAGGTCACTCCAGTTCCCATAGTTGTCCACCAAGTTCCAGACTTCAACCAGGATTCATGGACTGCAAATCCACCGGCCGCAACTGAAAAAGCAAAAGATTCCTCTGTAACCACACAGtcaagtaataataataacaacaacaacaacttattTTCTGATGGCCAGGCAACCAGCCACTGTTTAGCGGTCAACCAAGCATTGGTTCATGTCTGTTCATCAAATTCGGACAGTCACCAAACAGATCAGATATCAGCAGTTAGCATAACAGCCAGCCCAGGAACCAACGGAGCAACAGCTGCAAAAACCAATGGTGCAGGTagtctgacaacaacaacagcttCCCCACCTTCTGAACTCAGTGGAACCTCAAACGAGTCTCAGACAGCAAATGCAGTAGCCAGTGAGACCACAACAACCGATGACATAACTATAGAGACTTTGACAACCAGTGGCATGGCTGCTGAGCCCCAAACAACCAAGGAAACCGCAAGCGTGCTGCCCACTATTAACGGAGAAGATGCCCAGGAGTGA